From a region of the Buchnera aphidicola (Floraphis choui) genome:
- the lon gene encoding endopeptidase La produces MNLKRSEHVEIPVLPLRDVVVYPYMVIPLFVGREKSIKCVEASMINNKKIMLVAQKEAEIDDPTNNDLFTIGTTASILQMLKLPDGTVKVLVEGLQRANIKTLKNNGDYFIAQIEPIIAPNIPNNEQTVLIKTALNQFETYVKLNKKIPSEILNSLSNIDNIEKLSDTIAIHMPLKLSEKQSILEMYRVNDRLERLMAIMESEIDLLNIEKRIRNRVKRQMEKSQREYYLNEQIKAIQKELGEMDETLDDNELLKRKIQSTRLPKEAREKIESEFNKLKMMSPMSAEATVVRSYIDWIIQIPWNKKNKIKKDLKEAKTILDLDHFGLEKVKERILEYLAVQSRISKMKGPILCLVGPPGVGKTSLGKSIARATGRKYIRMALGGIRDEAEIRGHRRTYIGSMPGKLIQKITKSGVKNPLFLLDEIDKMSYDVRVDPASALLEVLDPEQNTTFNDHYLEIDYDLSEVMFIATSNSTNIPAPLLDRMEIIRISGYTENEKLNIAKSYLKPKQIQRNALKKNELTIEDSAIINIIRYYTREAGVRNLERELSKICRKCVKTLILNKTLKNININKDNLHSYLGVQRFDFGKIINTNQIGQVIGLAWTEVGGELLTIESACISGKGKLIYTGSLGEVMQESIQAALTVVRSHAKKLGIKNNFHEKHDIHVHVPEGATPKDGPSAGIAMCTAIVSCLTNNPVRSDIAMTGEITLRGQILTIGGLKEKLLAAHRGGIKKVLIPHDNKRDLEEIPKNILSGLYIHPVKQIEEVLNLSLERMPYNPK; encoded by the coding sequence ATGAATCTAAAACGTTCTGAGCACGTTGAAATTCCTGTTTTACCATTACGAGATGTCGTAGTTTATCCATATATGGTTATTCCATTATTTGTAGGAAGAGAAAAATCTATAAAATGTGTTGAAGCCTCTATGATAAATAATAAAAAAATTATGCTAGTAGCACAAAAAGAAGCAGAAATTGATGATCCTACTAACAACGATTTATTTACTATTGGAACAACAGCTTCTATACTACAAATGTTAAAGTTACCTGATGGAACAGTTAAAGTATTAGTAGAAGGATTACAACGTGCAAATATAAAAACATTAAAAAATAATGGGGATTACTTTATAGCACAAATTGAACCAATAATTGCACCTAATATTCCAAATAATGAACAAACTGTATTAATCAAAACTGCATTAAACCAATTTGAAACATATGTTAAACTAAATAAAAAAATTCCATCAGAAATACTAAATTCTTTATCTAATATAGATAATATAGAAAAACTATCAGATACGATTGCTATACATATGCCACTAAAATTATCGGAAAAACAATCTATATTAGAAATGTACCGCGTTAATGACCGATTAGAACGTTTGATGGCAATAATGGAATCTGAGATTGATTTACTTAATATAGAAAAGCGTATTCGAAATCGAGTTAAAAGGCAAATGGAAAAAAGCCAAAGAGAATATTATTTAAACGAACAAATAAAAGCCATTCAAAAAGAACTAGGAGAAATGGATGAAACTTTAGATGATAATGAACTATTAAAAAGAAAAATTCAATCTACTAGATTACCAAAAGAAGCAAGAGAAAAAATCGAGTCTGAATTTAATAAACTAAAAATGATGTCTCCTATGTCTGCTGAAGCAACAGTAGTAAGAAGTTACATAGATTGGATAATACAAATTCCTTGGAATAAAAAAAACAAAATAAAAAAAGATCTTAAAGAAGCGAAAACTATCCTAGATTTAGATCATTTTGGTTTAGAAAAAGTAAAAGAACGAATTTTAGAATATTTAGCTGTTCAAAGTAGAATTAGTAAAATGAAAGGACCTATATTATGTTTAGTAGGCCCACCTGGCGTCGGAAAAACATCTTTGGGAAAATCTATTGCAAGAGCTACTGGAAGAAAATATATCAGAATGGCTTTAGGTGGAATTAGAGACGAAGCAGAAATTCGAGGACATAGAAGAACATATATTGGTTCCATGCCTGGAAAACTAATTCAAAAGATTACAAAATCAGGAGTAAAAAATCCACTATTTTTATTAGACGAAATAGATAAAATGTCCTATGACGTAAGAGTAGATCCAGCATCTGCTTTATTAGAAGTATTAGATCCGGAACAAAATACTACTTTTAATGATCATTACTTAGAAATAGATTATGATCTTTCTGAAGTAATGTTTATTGCTACTTCTAATTCTACAAACATTCCTGCGCCTTTGCTAGATCGTATGGAAATTATTAGAATTTCTGGATATACCGAAAATGAAAAATTAAATATAGCAAAATCTTATCTAAAACCTAAACAAATACAAAGAAATGCTTTAAAAAAAAATGAGTTAACAATAGAAGACTCTGCTATCATTAATATTATTCGATATTACACGCGTGAAGCTGGTGTAAGAAATCTTGAACGAGAATTGTCAAAAATATGTAGAAAATGCGTAAAAACATTAATTTTAAACAAAACTCTAAAAAATATAAATATAAACAAAGATAATTTACACTCATACCTTGGAGTTCAACGATTCGATTTTGGAAAAATTATCAATACCAATCAAATTGGACAGGTTATTGGATTAGCCTGGACTGAAGTAGGAGGAGAACTATTAACAATCGAAAGCGCTTGTATATCAGGAAAAGGTAAGCTGATTTATACAGGATCTTTAGGAGAAGTAATGCAAGAATCTATTCAAGCTGCATTAACTGTAGTAAGATCGCACGCAAAAAAACTAGGAATAAAAAACAATTTTCACGAAAAGCATGATATTCATGTTCACGTTCCAGAAGGAGCTACACCAAAAGATGGACCTAGTGCTGGAATTGCTATGTGTACAGCAATAGTTTCTTGCTTAACAAACAATCCAGTACGATCAGACATTGCCATGACAGGAGAAATAACTCTAAGAGGACAAATTCTAACTATAGGAGGGCTAAAAGAAAAATTATTAGCTGCTCATAGAGGCGGCATTAAAAAAGTATTAATTCCTCATGATAATAAGAGAGATTTAGAAGAAATTCCAAAAAATATTCTTTCAGGTCTATATATTCATCCAGTCAAACAAATTGAAGAAGTATTAAACTTATCATTAGAACGTATGCCTTACAATCCAAAATAA
- a CDS encoding SurA N-terminal domain-containing protein: MTIKKKIKLIISNIIILIFLVIIFFSLVITKINFYSLINKKNYIIKINNEKINLNDFIKIYTIELLKYKKNIDLNNLKSLQNRIYLKKIYKKVMLNIIYETLLKQYIKKLNIFAKSSEIKNYIHNQSIFKENNIFSIKKYYSFLNSINMNSNEYINKIETNLKINKFISFISNSTFVLKNEMENLIQLLSQVRMIKIAPIKISNIFKYLIDNNRNIKIHHIQHNRNILFLSKKNTLNPFMITKKIIYELNHGSNKILKQMNIKFEKKQFFYKFDLNKLEKLIFNLPHPTYKKNIYFSILKNNHDLLLVQFYKIKYIKFSKKQKNIIFSRLLKHNIETILNSIINNLYTKANISYGRELTNLNQYF, translated from the coding sequence ATGACGATTAAAAAAAAAATAAAATTAATAATCTCTAATATAATCATACTAATATTTTTAGTAATAATTTTTTTTTCATTAGTTATTACAAAAATAAATTTTTACTCATTAATTAATAAAAAAAACTATATAATAAAAATTAATAATGAAAAAATTAATTTAAATGATTTTATAAAAATATACACCATAGAACTATTAAAATACAAAAAAAATATTGATCTAAACAATTTAAAATCATTACAAAATCGAATATATTTAAAAAAAATATATAAAAAAGTAATGTTAAATATAATCTATGAAACTTTGTTAAAACAATATATAAAAAAATTGAATATATTTGCAAAAAGTTCTGAAATTAAAAACTATATACACAATCAATCTATTTTCAAAGAAAATAACATTTTTAGTATTAAAAAATACTATTCTTTTCTTAATTCTATTAACATGAATTCTAATGAATATATAAATAAAATTGAAACCAATCTTAAAATAAATAAATTTATATCTTTTATTTCTAATTCAACATTTGTTTTAAAAAATGAAATGGAAAATTTAATACAATTACTATCACAAGTTAGAATGATTAAAATTGCTCCAATAAAAATCTCTAATATTTTCAAATATCTAATCGATAACAACCGTAATATAAAAATCCATCATATTCAACATAATAGAAATATCTTATTTTTATCAAAAAAAAATACACTTAATCCTTTCATGATTACTAAAAAAATAATATACGAACTCAATCATGGATCTAATAAGATACTAAAACAAATGAATATAAAGTTTGAAAAAAAACAATTTTTTTATAAGTTTGATCTAAATAAATTAGAAAAACTAATATTTAACCTTCCACATCCTACATATAAAAAAAATATTTATTTTAGTATTCTTAAAAATAATCACGACTTGTTATTAGTTCAATTTTATAAAATCAAATATATAAAATTTTCAAAAAAACAAAAAAATATTATTTTTTCACGATTACTTAAACACAATATAGAAACAATATTAAATTCCATTATTAATAACCTATATACAAAAGCTAACATTTCATATGGAAGAGAATTAACTAATTTAAATCAATACTTTTAA